A window of the Pelorhabdus rhamnosifermentans genome harbors these coding sequences:
- a CDS encoding DUF2460 domain-containing protein: MSDLIFPTLRGLTYPITKTPNHSTITQRGLGSGIPKFLQLYSYPYYTLKMVFEYLSDNNDQRDDIHTLMGFYNRMGGAGQDFLFADPKFESNEVNNQLFGVGDGTSTSFRLARNYGGLVEPVFGLVMTPIILINGIPTTAFTWNTAAMITFATAPTLGARLTWCGDWYYRCHFKEDTNDFEQIFCDAWELQELELETIKL, from the coding sequence ATGAGCGATTTAATTTTTCCCACTCTGCGCGGATTAACTTATCCGATAACCAAAACGCCAAACCATAGTACAATTACGCAACGAGGGCTAGGTTCTGGAATACCAAAGTTTCTTCAATTATATTCATACCCATATTACACGCTGAAAATGGTATTTGAGTATCTATCTGATAATAATGATCAGCGGGATGATATTCATACATTGATGGGGTTTTATAATCGTATGGGCGGTGCTGGTCAAGATTTTCTTTTCGCTGACCCTAAATTTGAAAGTAACGAGGTAAACAATCAATTATTTGGTGTAGGAGATGGAACGTCAACTAGTTTTAGATTAGCTAGAAACTATGGTGGACTTGTTGAACCTGTGTTTGGCCTTGTTATGACACCGATTATTCTTATTAACGGGATACCAACTACGGCCTTTACATGGAATACAGCAGCAATGATTACTTTTGCTACGGCCCCCACGCTTGGAGCAAGATTAACTTGGTGTGGAGATTGGTATTATAGATGCCATTTCAAAGAAGATACAAACGATTTCGAACAAATTTTCTGTGATGCTTGGGAGCTGCAAGAACTTGAATTGGAGACGATAAAATTATGA
- a CDS encoding NlpC/P60 family protein — protein MTDKEKLEREAIIKEALTWQKTPYHCGGRIKGAGTDCGLFILQVFENVGLLPHIEIPTYPIDIAANCATPMYLNKIKEYCHEVNREPLVGDIIVYKMKGSLVPHHAALCCDKEFIIHSHVKTGVTLSNRKGFKPFEVGIYSFDGWND, from the coding sequence ATGACTGATAAAGAAAAATTAGAACGTGAAGCGATAATTAAAGAAGCCCTTACATGGCAGAAAACTCCTTACCACTGCGGGGGCCGAATAAAGGGCGCAGGAACTGATTGCGGCCTATTTATTTTGCAAGTTTTTGAAAATGTTGGCTTATTACCACATATTGAAATTCCTACATATCCAATAGACATAGCGGCAAATTGTGCCACTCCTATGTATTTGAACAAGATTAAAGAATATTGCCATGAAGTTAATAGAGAGCCCTTGGTCGGAGATATCATCGTTTATAAGATGAAGGGTTCTCTTGTTCCACACCATGCCGCGTTATGTTGTGATAAAGAATTTATAATTCATAGCCATGTTAAAACTGGAGTTACTTTGTCAAATAGAAAAGGGTTTAAACCATTCGAAGTAGGAATTTATAGTTTCGATGGTTGGAATGATTAG
- a CDS encoding phage tail tape measure protein, with product MADTNNLGEYKVVVSADYGNLTKGISDLLKNIQSSADGVSSIFSKMTDDIEKAGISSKSFDSIKQATESAKESASSLAKQTSEAGSAAESATQKYKTLQSQLHEARIETEKTFGTKSFDEAKGKYDSILARLGSFKTAIGDNREAALQAEQKIQKAIESTNAKQSEYISNLKAQQSRQSDVQYYKDIESQQKKNSELIQSQMQSRVNAENEQKKAAEEAGKANQKALLDASKSATVYESILSKVRGHLQWMAAASITGAVIAAPFEAIHTIADVEKQMAGMVQVLPQLHNNQQALNGVSEQFITIAEQYGMSVDKIIEAGKLWGRGYKDVGEIMQLTGLSAKLATADMMDVTLANRAVESTINSFGRQADAVSYASHIVDSWTNIAHNAQSSATDLAEALMRSGAAAHAVGVSLDTTNALASTMIKTTGLEGANIGNALKSIFSSIRSDKAIADLKALGIEVTTFDQNGTQHFRDVSSVITDLMLKTHETSKNMAKDLQDISGGKFQWSKAAALFGDYADFIKAYNLSIQSTGFSEGQIAAQMDTISRKAEQVKASLTGVLTGVGSSGLSTAIKEMLDSVNDFLKGLQQIPASTYQTIGSIAKLGAEAYIGYKALTFLGTGITGMRNALITVQAAKTADTISTVANTAATNINSVSKDANATTSRSTAVAIGVETVAKEADTVATVEATAATGTWATVTTVASGGLNLLTGALIAAAIGGANYASMLGQQATEQDKLQQKNQDAVAIKEQEVEMSQKQTEFIGTLGDAYIQLTKQLQDVQGNEEKVNKTKKDLEVTENELAKIVGEDGLERIKSSSDVKQAIKDEQSAHTDKTNSIKDELATLKQQQIDYTKDAIQAAVDRIDTIRSETSAWGYLAQAQKKAMDMYAGYLSAQVSFNKFGENLVGKDNFKKIVGVGDDNDKLQAELERLKNWKPADVTDEENALTQKITDLKLKLGKQELAATQGYVTPQTMSTGGDEVPPATSKKKNKKQVDNSPERIAYDYFVSQGYSKEISAGIVGNLMTESGMDPNVTAQDGSGSYGLGQWTGARLEGLQNFASSNYSNASSMDTQLAYVNYELKHNESGALGSILSSNPTTPEEAAYAVSKNYERPEWAENPERQENARNIYDKYAMGEGGKYEALDPAKQRKKFYEDMKKSYEEELQAEKTAALEQGRFWKSNDTLYLFQTMLGQVGKDIPAYETERLKLQQDKQKEDQEMQAASYARTEALTEAGIDNVHKIEASIKDAVSKGQPLGNYQEKIYENMLKSSISPAGSLDKTKADTEEYKEIANRIKVLQKDELEVIKKHINALQVMADKEIEYQEKLHLITPQQALNAKNAVNESKYQQQLPVLQEGLTKTAKSGSESAMLDAYKSFQNAKTAEEAKTSVQTMLSLSKDQDATLKAVSKLEDIWNSYEEKKRESEEQTYEYLNRYQIAYINAYQNAWSEALDATLTKTKSFSENARSIFKSLYSALAKQISTDFSQKWTTSLSQILLKSKATTQDAKSDNQNLTNQLKQNSTQVLTTTLQNDAQKETSNQKVNTAEQNASTKTKTSVLADLGTMLTQMLEEMAIMYALSALFGGGGSSTSTSTSTVSLGRSPSSYYTTPTAVSQITVPSFDIGATQLPSDMLAMVHKNEMILPPDLADNIRSLGSNGSSSSNNSNSNKVTIKSNFSPNLIDSRGINDIYKQTTRELSKGVTKAVRYGSLSKKSLT from the coding sequence ATGGCTGATACAAATAATCTTGGTGAATACAAAGTAGTAGTTTCGGCAGATTATGGTAACCTTACAAAAGGTATAAGTGATCTGCTTAAAAATATTCAGAGTTCAGCTGATGGTGTTTCTTCTATCTTTTCTAAAATGACAGATGATATTGAAAAAGCTGGTATAAGTTCTAAATCATTCGATTCTATTAAGCAAGCAACTGAAAGTGCAAAAGAATCTGCGTCATCTCTTGCCAAACAAACTAGCGAGGCTGGATCAGCCGCCGAAAGTGCTACTCAAAAATATAAAACTCTTCAATCTCAACTTCATGAAGCACGTATAGAAACCGAAAAAACCTTTGGTACAAAATCATTTGATGAAGCTAAAGGAAAGTATGATTCAATCTTAGCTCGGTTGGGGTCATTCAAGACTGCTATTGGGGATAATAGAGAAGCAGCCTTACAAGCAGAACAGAAAATTCAAAAAGCAATTGAAAGCACTAATGCCAAGCAAAGTGAATATATATCAAACTTAAAAGCTCAACAAAGCAGGCAATCAGATGTACAGTATTACAAAGATATTGAATCTCAGCAAAAAAAGAATAGTGAACTTATTCAGTCACAAATGCAAAGCAGGGTAAATGCTGAGAATGAGCAAAAAAAAGCTGCCGAAGAAGCTGGAAAGGCTAATCAAAAAGCTCTATTGGATGCCTCTAAATCAGCGACGGTTTATGAATCTATTCTTTCAAAAGTTCGTGGACATCTTCAATGGATGGCTGCTGCCAGCATCACAGGTGCGGTAATAGCAGCTCCATTTGAAGCTATTCATACGATTGCCGATGTTGAAAAGCAAATGGCTGGTATGGTTCAGGTATTGCCACAACTTCATAATAATCAGCAAGCATTGAACGGTGTGTCTGAACAGTTTATAACGATTGCTGAACAATACGGCATGAGTGTTGATAAAATTATCGAAGCTGGTAAATTGTGGGGACGCGGTTATAAAGATGTTGGCGAAATCATGCAACTTACTGGATTATCTGCTAAATTAGCGACTGCTGATATGATGGACGTTACGCTTGCTAATAGAGCGGTTGAATCAACTATCAATTCATTCGGCAGACAAGCTGATGCAGTAAGCTACGCAAGCCATATTGTTGACTCTTGGACTAATATTGCACATAATGCTCAATCGAGTGCTACGGACTTAGCAGAAGCGTTAATGCGAAGCGGCGCGGCTGCGCATGCTGTCGGTGTATCGCTTGACACGACAAACGCATTAGCTTCTACGATGATTAAAACTACTGGACTTGAAGGTGCCAATATTGGTAATGCCTTAAAATCTATTTTTTCTAGTATCCGTTCTGATAAGGCAATTGCTGATTTAAAAGCACTTGGAATTGAAGTAACTACATTTGATCAAAACGGTACACAGCATTTTCGTGATGTTAGTAGCGTAATTACAGATTTAATGCTCAAGACACACGAAACAAGCAAAAATATGGCAAAAGATTTACAGGATATATCTGGCGGCAAGTTCCAATGGTCCAAAGCAGCGGCCTTATTCGGCGATTATGCCGATTTTATAAAAGCATATAACCTATCTATTCAGTCCACGGGATTTTCAGAAGGGCAAATAGCTGCACAAATGGATACTATATCCCGCAAAGCTGAACAGGTCAAGGCATCTCTTACGGGGGTTCTTACAGGCGTTGGAAGTTCTGGATTGTCAACTGCCATAAAAGAAATGTTGGACTCAGTAAATGATTTCCTCAAGGGGTTACAACAAATTCCAGCAAGTACATATCAGACAATTGGTTCAATAGCAAAATTAGGTGCAGAGGCATATATAGGGTATAAAGCCCTTACCTTTTTAGGAACAGGTATTACCGGTATGCGTAATGCCTTGATAACCGTACAAGCCGCCAAAACAGCAGATACGATTTCAACAGTAGCTAATACAGCAGCAACAAACATAAACTCAGTCTCAAAAGACGCAAACGCAACAACTTCGCGATCTACTGCGGTAGCCATAGGTGTTGAAACGGTAGCAAAAGAAGCTGACACAGTGGCAACTGTTGAAGCAACGGCGGCTACTGGAACATGGGCAACTGTAACAACGGTAGCAAGTGGCGGTTTAAATTTGCTTACTGGTGCTTTGATAGCTGCGGCTATTGGCGGTGCTAATTATGCGTCAATGCTTGGCCAACAAGCAACTGAACAAGATAAGTTGCAACAAAAAAATCAAGATGCGGTTGCAATAAAAGAACAAGAAGTTGAAATGTCGCAAAAGCAGACTGAATTTATTGGCACTCTCGGCGATGCTTATATTCAGTTAACTAAACAATTACAAGACGTGCAGGGCAACGAGGAAAAAGTAAATAAGACTAAAAAAGACCTTGAAGTTACTGAAAATGAACTTGCTAAAATTGTTGGCGAAGATGGATTAGAACGAATCAAATCATCAAGTGATGTAAAACAAGCAATTAAAGATGAACAATCTGCTCATACGGATAAAACTAATTCTATTAAAGACGAACTTGCTACTTTAAAACAGCAGCAGATAGATTATACAAAAGATGCAATTCAAGCAGCCGTTGACAGAATAGATACTATACGTTCTGAAACTTCTGCGTGGGGATATTTAGCGCAAGCTCAAAAAAAAGCTATGGATATGTACGCTGGATATTTAAGCGCTCAAGTGTCTTTTAATAAATTCGGTGAAAATTTAGTTGGTAAAGATAATTTTAAAAAAATAGTTGGAGTCGGTGACGATAACGATAAATTGCAGGCTGAACTAGAGAGACTAAAAAACTGGAAACCTGCTGATGTAACCGACGAAGAAAATGCTCTTACACAAAAAATTACCGATTTAAAATTAAAGCTTGGTAAACAAGAATTAGCAGCAACACAAGGATATGTTACACCGCAAACTATGTCTACAGGCGGAGATGAAGTACCGCCTGCAACATCAAAGAAAAAAAACAAGAAGCAAGTTGATAATTCACCTGAAAGAATAGCTTATGACTATTTTGTAAGTCAAGGATATTCAAAGGAAATATCTGCTGGTATAGTCGGTAATCTTATGACTGAATCAGGTATGGATCCTAATGTTACCGCACAAGATGGTTCAGGTTCTTATGGGCTAGGACAATGGACAGGCGCAAGGCTTGAAGGATTGCAAAATTTTGCATCATCAAATTATTCTAATGCTTCGTCAATGGATACACAGCTTGCTTATGTAAATTATGAATTAAAACATAATGAATCTGGTGCTTTGGGCAGTATTCTTTCATCTAATCCAACGACTCCTGAAGAGGCCGCTTATGCTGTTTCTAAGAACTATGAGCGACCAGAGTGGGCAGAAAACCCGGAACGGCAAGAAAACGCTCGCAACATTTATGATAAGTATGCAATGGGTGAAGGCGGAAAGTATGAAGCATTAGATCCTGCAAAACAGCGTAAAAAATTCTATGAAGATATGAAAAAATCATATGAAGAAGAATTGCAGGCTGAAAAAACTGCCGCTTTAGAGCAAGGCCGTTTTTGGAAATCAAATGATACGCTTTACCTATTTCAAACAATGCTTGGACAAGTTGGCAAAGATATTCCTGCATATGAAACTGAACGCCTTAAATTACAGCAGGATAAGCAAAAAGAAGATCAAGAAATGCAAGCCGCTTCATATGCTAGAACAGAAGCATTAACCGAAGCAGGTATAGACAATGTTCATAAAATAGAGGCAAGTATTAAAGATGCAGTATCAAAAGGTCAACCTCTAGGAAATTATCAAGAAAAGATATATGAGAATATGCTTAAATCTTCTATATCTCCTGCTGGTTCGCTTGATAAAACCAAAGCAGACACAGAAGAGTATAAAGAAATAGCTAACCGGATAAAAGTTCTTCAAAAAGATGAATTAGAAGTTATTAAAAAACACATTAATGCTTTGCAAGTAATGGCTGATAAAGAAATTGAATATCAAGAAAAACTTCATTTAATCACTCCGCAGCAAGCTCTTAACGCAAAAAACGCGGTTAATGAATCCAAGTATCAGCAACAACTTCCAGTTTTACAAGAAGGATTAACTAAAACCGCAAAGTCCGGTTCTGAATCTGCTATGCTAGATGCCTACAAATCATTTCAGAATGCAAAAACGGCAGAAGAAGCAAAAACTTCTGTTCAAACTATGCTTTCGTTATCAAAAGATCAAGATGCGACACTAAAAGCCGTATCTAAGTTGGAAGATATTTGGAATAGTTATGAAGAAAAAAAGCGCGAGTCTGAAGAACAAACGTATGAATATTTGAACCGATACCAAATAGCCTATATAAATGCTTACCAAAACGCATGGTCAGAAGCTTTGGACGCTACATTGACAAAAACTAAGTCGTTTTCCGAAAACGCTAGAAGCATATTTAAAAGCCTTTATAGTGCGCTTGCAAAACAGATTTCTACTGACTTTTCACAAAAATGGACAACCAGCTTATCTCAGATATTACTTAAAAGTAAAGCTACTACTCAAGACGCTAAATCTGACAATCAAAATTTAACAAATCAATTAAAACAAAATTCCACACAAGTATTAACAACCACACTACAAAATGATGCTCAAAAAGAAACTTCGAATCAAAAGGTTAATACAGCCGAACAGAACGCTTCGACTAAAACAAAAACATCTGTGCTTGCTGATTTAGGAACTATGCTTACACAGATGCTTGAAGAAATGGCTATTATGTATGCCTTGAGTGCATTATTTGGCGGTGGCGGTTCTTCCACATCAACTAGTACAAGCACTGTGAGCCTTGGCAGAAGCCCGTCAAGCTATTACACGACTCCTACAGCCGTATCACAAATTACAGTTCCCAGCTTCGATATTGGGGCCACTCAGTTACCTTCTGATATGCTGGCTATGGTTCACAAGAACGAAATGATATTGCCTCCTGATTTGGCTGATAATATTAGAAGCCTTGGTAGCAACGGAAGCTCTAGCAGTAACAATTCTAACAGCAATAAGGTTACGATAAAAAGTAATTTTTCACCTAATTTGATTGATAGTCGAGGAATAAACGATATATATAAGCAAACTACTAGAGAATTATCAAAAGGTGTTACAAAAGCTGTTCGCTATGGTTCTCTTAGCAAAAAGTCATTAACATAA
- a CDS encoding DUF2163 domain-containing protein: MKVVSNALQNLIMQHMNGSLTTWYIAELYVFWLNSGRTLLYTGHDTTLNVGGNVYQHWPIDHGDITEVRGTEVSTTDLSIYYNPFDKIDALGVTWYTALKSGAFDNCYLSIDRLFSPIPWQYIMPNISSDYVLKGRFLGRIDVDESRLTSCKLTVKSPMELLNVNIPRNLIITNCINTFGDSMCTIDIEALAVTCAAQSGSSQSSIISGLSQADGYFTQGKVIGLTGKNSGVTRTIKTYSGGTINLSSPFLFTVSAGDTFKVYPGCAKTIAACAAYNNLTHIRDFPFLPVPDTLL, from the coding sequence ATGAAAGTTGTCTCCAATGCGTTACAAAACCTAATTATGCAACATATGAACGGGTCGCTTACTACGTGGTATATTGCTGAGTTATACGTCTTTTGGCTCAATTCAGGCCGCACATTACTTTATACCGGGCATGATACAACTTTAAACGTAGGTGGGAATGTATATCAACACTGGCCTATTGACCACGGCGATATTACAGAGGTCAGAGGAACAGAGGTAAGCACGACTGATTTATCAATTTATTATAATCCGTTTGATAAGATCGATGCGCTTGGAGTAACTTGGTATACAGCCTTGAAGTCTGGTGCATTTGATAACTGTTACTTGTCTATTGACCGCTTATTTTCGCCTATACCGTGGCAATATATCATGCCTAATATATCTAGTGATTATGTGCTTAAAGGTCGTTTCTTAGGCCGTATAGATGTTGATGAAAGCCGTTTAACATCATGCAAATTAACTGTTAAGTCGCCGATGGAACTATTAAATGTTAATATACCGCGAAACCTAATCATTACAAACTGTATTAACACGTTCGGCGATTCCATGTGCACGATTGATATAGAAGCACTCGCCGTTACTTGTGCAGCACAGTCAGGAAGCTCACAGAGTTCGATTATAAGCGGACTATCGCAGGCAGACGGGTATTTTACTCAGGGTAAAGTTATTGGCCTTACAGGCAAAAATTCAGGCGTTACACGGACAATCAAAACGTATTCAGGAGGAACTATAAATCTTAGTTCACCTTTCTTATTTACCGTAAGCGCAGGCGATACATTTAAAGTTTATCCTGGCTGTGCAAAAACGATTGCGGCTTGTGCGGCCTACAATAATTTAACACATATTCGCGATTTTCCTTTTCTTCCCGTTCCTGATACCCTCCTCTGA
- a CDS encoding head maturation protease, ClpP-related, translating to MPKDTKFWEFKASAKSKSVGELYLYGEIASGSSWWSDTVTPKSFKADLDALGNIETLNIYVNSPGGDVFAGHAIASMIKRCNAETVAYVDGLAASMASVVVCACNKMVMPSNTMLMIHNPWSRMAGNANDFRKMAGDLDKIGESSMAIYREKTGLSDEKLKELLDAETWLTAQEAKDLGLCDEIEKAVNISASIAGDNFICNGVSFDAKAFKNVPVDKIQSLFSSTNDKPLALKGGELLKMLEEPTFQEKALGFLKSLFNPDNEPKDLNTSSTTKGDDGKMPLKDEGTVQATMSDEFKQRFEALEKSNIELKQQNDKLQEQIKSASDEAKTKEFIQKAASFDKIGIKAEEIGPVLKSLSETDPEGYAKIESVLAAANEQIAAGKLFAELGADGEGDNDITKQIEAKAQEIQARDKCTKEQAFAKALRENPKLYAEYEKEGE from the coding sequence ATGCCTAAAGATACTAAGTTCTGGGAATTTAAAGCCAGTGCAAAAAGCAAAAGCGTTGGCGAATTATATTTATATGGAGAAATTGCAAGCGGATCTAGTTGGTGGAGTGATACAGTAACACCAAAAAGCTTCAAAGCCGATTTGGACGCTTTGGGAAACATTGAAACACTAAATATTTACGTCAATAGTCCCGGTGGTGATGTTTTCGCTGGTCATGCTATTGCATCAATGATTAAGCGTTGTAATGCCGAGACAGTTGCATATGTCGATGGTCTAGCGGCTAGTATGGCCTCTGTTGTCGTTTGTGCTTGCAATAAAATGGTAATGCCGAGTAATACAATGCTAATGATTCATAACCCGTGGAGTCGAATGGCTGGCAATGCAAATGATTTTAGAAAGATGGCGGGTGACTTAGATAAAATTGGCGAAAGTTCTATGGCTATTTACCGTGAAAAAACTGGGCTTTCGGATGAAAAGCTGAAAGAACTACTGGATGCTGAAACATGGCTGACAGCACAGGAAGCTAAAGATTTAGGGCTTTGTGATGAAATTGAAAAAGCCGTTAATATTTCAGCTTCAATCGCTGGTGATAATTTTATTTGTAATGGCGTGTCATTTGACGCAAAAGCGTTTAAAAACGTTCCTGTTGACAAAATCCAGTCTTTGTTTAGCAGCACAAATGATAAGCCTCTTGCTTTGAAGGGGGGTGAATTATTAAAGATGCTTGAAGAACCTACCTTTCAAGAAAAAGCTTTAGGATTTTTGAAAAGTTTGTTTAACCCCGACAACGAACCTAAAGACCTAAACACAAGCTCTACAACCAAAGGAGATGATGGCAAGATGCCACTAAAAGATGAAGGAACAGTCCAGGCTACAATGTCTGATGAATTTAAACAACGTTTTGAAGCACTGGAAAAAAGTAATATCGAGTTGAAACAGCAGAATGATAAACTGCAAGAACAGATAAAATCAGCTTCTGATGAAGCCAAAACAAAAGAGTTTATTCAAAAGGCCGCTAGCTTTGACAAAATTGGAATTAAAGCCGAGGAAATTGGCCCGGTACTTAAAAGCTTGTCGGAAACCGACCCAGAAGGTTATGCAAAAATTGAATCTGTTTTAGCCGCCGCTAATGAGCAGATTGCCGCAGGAAAATTATTTGCCGAATTAGGTGCTGACGGTGAAGGAGATAATGATATTACTAAACAAATTGAAGCCAAAGCGCAGGAGATTCAAGCAAGAGATAAATGCACGAAAGAACAGGCTTTTGCTAAAGCTTTGCGAGAAAATCCAAAATTGTATGCCGAATACGAAAAGGAAGGTGAGTAA